One Nostoc punctiforme PCC 73102 DNA window includes the following coding sequences:
- the gshA gene encoding glutamate--cysteine ligase has protein sequence MVLLKGFEIEIYTGTPQGEIVGLSDKIVAALDGFMREPDSRNVEYITQPSQNYENLLCALLRPRRELRNYLNRLDNYTLIPGSTLSLGGSDRFLRSDPANPYHDYIENTYGTKVVTASVHINIGISDPEVLMRACRVIRMEAPLFLALSASSPFLDGKTTGYHSTRWGLFPQTPSHVPLFASHADHIQWVKDQLVAGTMQNVRHLWTSVRPNGDRRPYDLNRLELRICDLVTDPIALLAITALLEARLLQVIENPNIDPLTQSIFSNEELVTLTAENEAAVAADSLDAHLRHWQDGRSILARDWITQMYQDVWAIAKQRGFSCFLSPLHKILREGNEAQQWLQLHTVGFDSQRVITQAILATQEREIELEDKLCSSLSA, from the coding sequence GTGGTCTTATTAAAAGGCTTTGAGATCGAGATATACACTGGCACACCTCAAGGTGAAATCGTCGGTCTCTCCGACAAAATTGTTGCAGCCTTGGATGGATTTATGCGGGAGCCAGATAGCCGCAATGTCGAATATATAACCCAACCATCCCAAAATTACGAAAATTTATTGTGTGCCTTGCTGCGTCCCCGACGGGAGTTACGAAACTATCTTAATAGGTTGGACAATTACACTTTGATACCGGGAAGTACTTTATCTTTGGGTGGCAGCGATCGCTTTCTGCGTTCCGATCCAGCAAATCCCTATCATGACTACATTGAGAACACCTACGGGACAAAAGTAGTCACCGCCAGCGTACACATTAATATAGGCATCAGCGATCCAGAAGTATTAATGCGGGCGTGTCGGGTTATCCGTATGGAAGCACCTTTATTTCTCGCCCTCAGCGCCTCATCTCCCTTCCTAGATGGCAAAACTACTGGCTATCACTCCACTCGCTGGGGCCTATTTCCGCAAACGCCTAGCCATGTACCGTTATTTGCCAGCCACGCCGATCATATCCAGTGGGTCAAAGATCAACTCGTTGCCGGAACCATGCAAAATGTTCGGCATTTGTGGACATCAGTACGACCAAATGGCGATCGCCGCCCTTATGATCTAAATCGCCTAGAACTACGAATTTGCGATTTAGTCACAGATCCCATTGCCTTACTAGCCATTACTGCCTTATTAGAAGCGCGTTTATTGCAAGTAATCGAAAATCCCAACATCGATCCTTTAACTCAAAGTATTTTCTCTAACGAAGAACTCGTCACCCTGACTGCTGAAAACGAAGCGGCTGTGGCTGCTGATAGTCTCGATGCTCATTTGAGGCATTGGCAAGATGGTAGAAGCATCCTAGCCAGAGATTGGATTACCCAAATGTACCAAGATGTTTGGGCGATCGCTAAACAACGAGGCTTTAGCTGTTTCCTTTCTCCATTGCACAAAATTCTCCGCGAAGGCAATGAGGCTCAACAGTGGTTGCAGTTACACACAGTTGGTTTTGACAGCCAGCGCGTCATCACTCAGGCTATTCTCGCCACCCAAGAACGCGAAATCGAACTCGAAGACAAATTGTGTTCGTCCCTATCGGCTTAA
- a CDS encoding S8 family peptidase: protein MRHEKLSPGLLLAFQDYQNEGDKALVTHKRSLGIIAHKSPVKPTKSVVFIYCDPDADLSYLSQYNIEVNQNSGSVRTAFLPIESLDVLSEEDVIQRIKPSRKLHLRMDTAMGAVKLPEFQNKTGLTGKGVIIGIIDSGIDPKHPAFAGRILHIWDQTLPGPGVTEGGYGAEFTGAQLTISQDTGGHGTHVAGIAAGADASYGGVAPEAELIVVRSDLQDAHIADGVRYIFRIARELGRAAVVNLSLGGHADAHDGSDSLSKVIDAETGPGRIVCCAAGNEGNDNIHGQAIIPSGRTRGMRFNVPLNQIGIVWLNAWYSKDSELEVSVRSPNGFVTPFQKIITDGNAAQDYQLPDARVQLATPAPDKANGDHNFFVQIRGIDPSPVMGGVWQLRVRNSSATDTRLDVWTLDDTSSVFFTGKSVKDTLKIGSPGAASSAITVAAYTTKTKYTDIDNQVREMGLELHTISEFSSEGPLRNDSHKPDVAAPGAMIISTLSADANFDRSSMINSKFVVQAGTSMATPFVSGLVALLLQRDPNLEPTAVKDLLRKNSAIPGKPAGTFDEKWGYGVINALNL, encoded by the coding sequence ATGAGGCACGAAAAACTTTCTCCCGGATTACTGTTGGCATTTCAAGACTATCAAAATGAGGGAGATAAAGCTTTAGTTACACATAAGCGATCACTTGGCATCATTGCCCACAAAAGCCCAGTCAAGCCAACAAAGAGCGTCGTTTTTATCTATTGCGATCCTGATGCAGACTTGAGTTATTTATCACAATATAACATTGAAGTCAATCAAAACTCTGGGAGTGTGCGGACGGCTTTTTTACCGATAGAAAGTTTAGATGTCTTATCTGAAGAAGATGTTATCCAACGCATCAAGCCGTCACGCAAACTTCATTTGAGGATGGACACTGCAATGGGAGCAGTTAAACTCCCAGAGTTCCAGAACAAAACTGGACTGACTGGTAAAGGAGTAATCATCGGCATTATAGACAGTGGCATCGATCCGAAACACCCCGCTTTTGCTGGACGAATTTTACACATTTGGGATCAAACACTGCCAGGACCAGGAGTAACGGAGGGTGGCTATGGGGCGGAATTTACGGGGGCGCAACTGACAATTTCTCAGGATACTGGCGGTCATGGTACTCATGTTGCCGGAATTGCCGCCGGTGCCGATGCTAGCTATGGCGGTGTAGCACCAGAAGCAGAATTAATTGTTGTCAGGTCAGATTTACAGGATGCCCATATTGCTGATGGTGTGCGTTATATTTTCCGAATTGCTAGAGAGTTAGGACGCGCAGCCGTAGTAAATCTCAGCTTGGGTGGACACGCTGATGCCCATGATGGTAGTGATTCCTTATCCAAAGTTATTGATGCGGAAACTGGCCCTGGAAGAATAGTTTGCTGTGCTGCCGGTAACGAAGGAAACGATAACATTCATGGACAAGCGATAATACCCAGTGGACGCACTCGTGGTATGCGCTTTAATGTTCCTTTGAATCAAATAGGTATAGTTTGGTTAAACGCCTGGTATTCCAAAGACAGCGAATTAGAAGTCTCAGTACGGAGTCCTAACGGTTTTGTCACCCCCTTCCAAAAAATAATTACTGACGGTAATGCCGCACAAGATTACCAGTTACCAGATGCAAGGGTGCAATTGGCGACACCAGCGCCAGATAAAGCCAATGGCGATCATAATTTCTTTGTGCAAATCCGGGGTATTGACCCCTCGCCAGTTATGGGAGGTGTTTGGCAGCTACGAGTTCGCAACAGTTCTGCAACTGACACACGTTTAGATGTATGGACATTAGATGACACTTCGTCAGTGTTCTTTACTGGTAAAAGTGTGAAAGATACGCTAAAAATTGGTTCACCAGGTGCCGCTAGCAGTGCAATTACAGTTGCCGCCTATACTACTAAAACCAAGTACACAGATATTGATAACCAAGTGCGAGAAATGGGGTTAGAATTGCATACTATTTCGGAATTCAGTAGTGAAGGGCCTCTACGGAATGATTCACACAAGCCGGATGTCGCAGCACCAGGAGCGATGATTATTTCCACTCTTTCCGCCGATGCAAATTTTGACCGCTCATCGATGATTAATTCCAAGTTTGTGGTGCAGGCTGGTACGAGTATGGCAACACCATTTGTTAGTGGGTTAGTAGCATTACTATTGCAGCGAGATCCGAATCTCGAGCCGACTGCTGTGAAAGACTTGCTACGTAAAAATAGTGCAATTCCTGGAAAACCCGCAGGGACATTTGATGAGAAATGGGGTTATGGAGTGATTAACGCTTTAAATCTGTAA
- a CDS encoding tRNA (cytidine(34)-2'-O)-methyltransferase translates to MPQVVLVNPQIPPNTGNIARTCAATGTELHLVGPLGFEISDRYLKRAGLDYWPYVKLHYHESLEAFKTVHQERGGRWLGYTVGGNFSYVSFRYQADDWLLFGSETTGLPPTILSDCDATLYIPMSQPGVRSLNLSVSVAIGLFETRRQLGYLQ, encoded by the coding sequence ATGCCCCAGGTCGTTTTAGTTAACCCACAAATTCCTCCTAATACAGGTAATATTGCTCGTACTTGTGCAGCAACAGGTACAGAATTGCATTTGGTAGGGCCCTTGGGGTTTGAAATTAGCGATCGCTACCTCAAAAGAGCCGGTTTGGATTACTGGCCTTATGTCAAACTCCACTATCACGAATCCCTAGAAGCCTTTAAAACCGTACATCAAGAGCGTGGAGGCAGATGGTTGGGTTATACCGTTGGTGGTAATTTTAGTTACGTCAGCTTTCGATATCAAGCCGATGATTGGCTACTATTTGGTAGTGAAACTACGGGCTTACCACCAACAATTTTGTCAGATTGCGATGCTACTCTGTATATTCCCATGAGCCAACCAGGGGTTCGCAGCTTGAACTTGTCAGTCAGTGTGGCAATTGGCTTATTTGAAACCCGTCGTCAGTTAGGCTATCTACAATAG